A single Micromonospora luteifusca DNA region contains:
- a CDS encoding TetR/AcrR family transcriptional regulator C-terminal domain-containing protein, which translates to MSRPEAPYLRIVEEIRRRIVAGELRPGDQVPSARRISQERGVAIATATKVHAALRQQGLTEARSGVGTVVASAPEPAGVPATERARRPRGAARPGGEGELSRERIVAVAIAVADADGMAELSMRRVATELGVATMSLYRYVAGKDELLLHMIDAVLGEEKVPPRSTEGWRADLARIARLEWRFFRRHPWLAPAMSITRPQLTPNAVAITDGVLHALDGLGLDSETQLYVHLTLFSFGRGLATAIEPEIEAQRETGLTNDEWMEFQESRLAELAAAGSPLLRMALRNDFDFDLDRLFEFGLDRLLDGLAVHLPDDGGRP; encoded by the coding sequence GTGAGCCGGCCAGAGGCTCCGTACCTGCGCATCGTCGAGGAGATCCGGCGCCGCATCGTCGCCGGTGAGCTGCGCCCCGGCGACCAGGTGCCCTCCGCCCGCCGGATCAGCCAGGAGAGGGGCGTCGCCATCGCCACCGCCACGAAGGTGCACGCCGCGCTGCGCCAGCAGGGACTGACCGAGGCGCGCTCCGGCGTCGGTACCGTCGTCGCCAGCGCCCCGGAGCCCGCGGGTGTCCCGGCGACGGAACGCGCCCGACGGCCCCGTGGCGCGGCGCGGCCGGGAGGCGAGGGCGAGCTGAGCCGGGAACGCATCGTCGCCGTCGCGATCGCCGTCGCCGACGCGGACGGCATGGCCGAGCTCTCCATGCGCCGCGTCGCCACTGAACTCGGCGTCGCCACGATGTCGCTGTACCGGTACGTGGCGGGCAAGGACGAGCTGCTGCTGCACATGATCGACGCGGTGTTGGGGGAGGAGAAGGTGCCGCCGCGGAGCACGGAGGGCTGGCGGGCCGACCTGGCGAGGATCGCCCGGTTGGAGTGGCGCTTCTTTCGCCGCCACCCCTGGCTGGCCCCGGCCATGTCGATCACCCGCCCCCAGCTCACCCCGAACGCCGTGGCGATCACCGACGGGGTGCTGCACGCTCTCGACGGACTCGGCCTCGACTCGGAGACCCAGCTCTACGTGCACCTCACGCTCTTCAGCTTCGGGCGGGGGTTGGCGACGGCGATCGAGCCGGAGATCGAGGCGCAGCGCGAGACCGGCCTGACCAACGACGAGTGGATGGAGTTTCAGGAGTCGCGGCTGGCGGAACTGGCCGCCGCCGGTTCGCCGTTGCTGCGGATGGCTCTGCGCAACGACTTCGACTTCGACCTGGACCGGCTCTTCGAGTTCGGGCTGGATCGTCTGCTGGACGGGCTGGCGGTGCACCTGCCGGACGACGGCGGCCGGCCGTGA
- a CDS encoding FAD-dependent monooxygenase, with amino-acid sequence MINGTVLISGASIAGPALAYWLRRHGFTPTVVEVAPALRPGGQAVDLRGAGREVVERMGLIPRVREDRVDERGVANVDAKGRWVARMPADLFGGEGIVAEIEIMRGDLTRILHDATAGEVEYLFADRITELDQGDTGVRVRFASGMVRTFDLVVGADGVHSGVRRLAFGAEHEYVKPLGGYTAYFTVPDPGDLNDWFLMYNAPGGRVAGIRPERGGTAKAMLSFTSPPLEYDRRDVRQQQRLLTDAFAGVDWRVPALLDALPDAPDFFFDSICQVHVPNWSRGRVTLLGDAGYCGSPLTGMGTSMALVGAYVLAGELASAGGDHGRAFARYQEVMRDYVRQCQELPPGGIGGFAPQSRLMIWARNQSMRMMGHWPMRDILARQFQKADAITLPDYATASASRPHGAAHGQVG; translated from the coding sequence ATGATCAACGGAACGGTTCTCATCTCCGGCGCCAGCATCGCCGGGCCGGCACTGGCGTACTGGCTACGCCGGCACGGCTTCACTCCGACCGTCGTGGAGGTCGCCCCGGCCCTGCGCCCCGGCGGTCAGGCCGTCGACCTGCGCGGCGCCGGTCGCGAGGTGGTCGAGCGGATGGGGCTGATACCCCGGGTACGCGAGGACCGGGTCGACGAGCGCGGAGTCGCCAACGTCGACGCGAAGGGCCGCTGGGTGGCCCGGATGCCCGCTGACCTCTTCGGCGGCGAGGGCATCGTGGCCGAGATCGAGATCATGCGGGGCGATCTGACCCGGATCCTCCACGACGCCACCGCGGGTGAGGTCGAGTACCTCTTCGCCGACCGGATCACCGAACTCGACCAGGGCGACACGGGGGTTCGGGTTCGCTTCGCCAGCGGCATGGTGCGCACGTTCGACCTGGTGGTCGGCGCGGACGGGGTGCACTCGGGCGTACGTCGGCTCGCCTTCGGGGCCGAGCACGAGTACGTGAAGCCGCTCGGCGGGTACACCGCGTACTTCACCGTGCCGGATCCGGGTGACCTGAACGACTGGTTCCTCATGTACAACGCGCCCGGCGGGCGGGTCGCGGGGATCCGCCCCGAGCGGGGTGGCACCGCGAAGGCCATGCTGAGCTTCACCTCGCCGCCACTGGAGTACGACCGGCGCGACGTACGCCAGCAGCAGCGCCTGCTCACCGACGCCTTCGCGGGGGTGGATTGGCGGGTGCCGGCACTGCTGGATGCGCTGCCGGACGCGCCGGACTTCTTCTTCGACAGCATCTGCCAGGTGCACGTGCCGAACTGGTCGCGGGGCCGGGTGACGCTGCTCGGCGACGCCGGGTACTGCGGCTCGCCGCTGACCGGTATGGGCACCAGCATGGCGTTGGTCGGGGCGTACGTGCTCGCCGGCGAACTGGCCTCGGCCGGCGGCGACCACGGGCGGGCGTTCGCGCGCTACCAGGAGGTCATGCGCGACTACGTCCGCCAGTGCCAGGAGTTGCCGCCCGGCGGGATCGGCGGGTTCGCGCCCCAGAGCCGGCTCATGATCTGGGCGCGGAACCAGTCGATGCGGATGATGGGGCACTGGCCGATGCGCGACATCCTCGCCCGACAGTTCCAGAAGGCGGACGCCATCACGCTGCCCGACTACGCCACCGCCTCGGCCTCCCGGCCCCACGGCGCGGCACACGGTCAGGTCGGGTAG
- a CDS encoding expansin EXLX1 family cellulose-binding protein encodes MTAPDTVPENDAPAGNNGTQRSSRRVRHWLVGAGVTALAAVLGITLAVRGGATPACAAPPTGSAVHKGKASYYDAGRSGGTCSFPSPPADRLYVALGASEYSGAAACGSYLDVSGPKGQVRVLVMDQCGGCSPGKIDLSEEAFAKIADRAQGIVPVTYRAVVNPPLDGGLTFRMKRGASQYWFAVQIGNHGNPLRSVEAKGPTGGFRKAARQHDNYWTVEGGLGPGPYSIRVTDVYGRQATATIRMVAKQVQRSTAALAGPDAARTPSSSPSAPPTPTVAPSPTSAETSAPAPTVEALAGAAPLDAPRC; translated from the coding sequence GTGACGGCACCAGACACGGTTCCCGAGAACGACGCCCCGGCCGGCAACAACGGCACGCAGCGGTCGAGTCGGCGGGTCAGACACTGGTTGGTCGGTGCCGGAGTCACCGCCCTGGCCGCCGTACTCGGCATCACCCTCGCCGTACGCGGCGGCGCCACCCCGGCCTGCGCCGCGCCACCAACGGGAAGCGCCGTCCACAAGGGAAAGGCCAGCTACTACGACGCGGGCCGCTCCGGCGGCACCTGCTCCTTCCCGAGCCCTCCGGCGGACCGGCTCTACGTGGCCCTCGGCGCATCCGAGTACTCCGGGGCGGCGGCCTGCGGCAGTTACCTGGACGTGAGCGGCCCGAAGGGCCAGGTCCGGGTCCTCGTCATGGACCAGTGCGGCGGCTGCTCACCTGGCAAGATCGACCTCTCCGAGGAGGCGTTCGCCAAGATCGCCGACCGGGCGCAGGGCATCGTGCCCGTGACGTACCGGGCGGTGGTGAACCCTCCGCTCGACGGAGGGCTCACCTTCCGGATGAAGCGCGGCGCCTCGCAGTATTGGTTCGCGGTGCAGATCGGCAACCACGGCAACCCACTCCGCTCGGTCGAGGCCAAGGGCCCGACCGGCGGTTTCCGCAAGGCGGCGCGTCAGCACGACAACTACTGGACCGTCGAGGGCGGCCTCGGCCCCGGGCCCTACAGCATCAGGGTCACCGACGTGTACGGGCGCCAGGCGACCGCCACCATCCGGATGGTCGCGAAGCAGGTCCAACGCAGCACGGCCGCCCTCGCCGGACCCGACGCCGCCCGTACGCCGAGCAGTTCGCCCTCGGCCCCGCCGACCCCCACCGTCGCGCCCTCCCCGACCTCGGCGGAGACGAGCGCACCGGCGCCGACCGTCGAAGCCCTCGCCGGCGCGGCCCCGCTCGACGCCCCCCGCTGCTGA